The proteins below are encoded in one region of Nitrospira sp.:
- the sucC gene encoding succinate--CoA ligase [ADP-forming] subunit beta encodes MNVHEFQAKQLFAQFGVPVPRGREITSPDAATAWANELNTPIFVVKAQIHAGGRGKAGGVKITKDKGAVAGLAKELIGKTLVTHQTGPKGRTVHRLLLEEGANIAKELYLSLLVDRDTGWPTFIASTEGGMEIEEVAAKTPDKIIKEAVDPAVGFQGYNGRNVAFALGLQNMEPTVINSFVKLLDNLYRLFMEKNAALVEINPLIITKEKTLIALDGKVSFDDNGIFKHQDVQQMRDLNEEEPLEIEATANNLNYVKLDGNIGCMVNGAGLAMATMDVIKLAGSEPANFLDVGGGATKETVAAGFRILLKDPNVKGIFINIFGGIVRCERIAHGVIEAAKEVRINVPLVVRLQGTNAEEGRKLLAESDLKLDVANDLWEAAQKIVQMTGKAA; translated from the coding sequence ATGAACGTTCACGAATTTCAAGCCAAGCAACTTTTCGCGCAGTTCGGGGTGCCCGTGCCTCGTGGCAGAGAGATTACGTCGCCTGATGCCGCGACGGCCTGGGCTAATGAGCTGAACACGCCCATCTTCGTCGTGAAGGCACAAATTCATGCCGGTGGCCGAGGGAAGGCCGGGGGTGTGAAGATCACCAAGGACAAAGGTGCGGTGGCGGGGTTGGCCAAGGAGTTGATCGGCAAGACACTCGTGACTCATCAGACCGGGCCGAAGGGGCGTACCGTCCATCGATTGCTTCTGGAGGAAGGCGCCAACATCGCGAAGGAACTCTACTTGAGCCTCCTGGTCGATCGCGATACCGGATGGCCGACCTTTATTGCCAGTACAGAGGGTGGTATGGAGATCGAAGAGGTGGCGGCCAAGACTCCGGACAAAATCATCAAGGAGGCCGTCGATCCGGCGGTCGGATTCCAAGGCTACAACGGACGGAACGTGGCCTTTGCCCTAGGGCTTCAGAACATGGAACCGACGGTCATCAACTCCTTCGTCAAGCTGCTCGACAACCTCTATCGGCTCTTCATGGAGAAGAATGCTGCCCTCGTCGAAATCAATCCACTGATCATTACGAAGGAAAAGACGTTGATTGCCCTCGATGGCAAGGTGTCATTCGACGATAACGGCATCTTCAAGCATCAGGATGTGCAGCAAATGCGGGATCTGAACGAAGAAGAGCCGCTCGAAATCGAGGCGACCGCGAATAATCTCAACTACGTGAAGTTGGATGGCAACATCGGTTGCATGGTGAATGGGGCGGGCCTGGCGATGGCCACCATGGACGTCATCAAGCTGGCCGGAAGCGAGCCGGCGAACTTCCTCGATGTCGGTGGCGGAGCCACAAAAGAGACGGTGGCTGCCGGTTTCCGCATCCTTCTCAAGGATCCGAACGTGAAGGGCATCTTCATCAATATCTTCGGAGGCATCGTTCGATGCGAACGTATCGCGCATGGCGTGATCGAGGCTGCCAAGGAGGTAAGAATCAACGTCCCCCTCGTTGTCCGCCTCCAGGGCACGAATGCGGAAGAAGGCAGGAAGCTTTTGGCCGAGTCGGATCTGAAGCTGGACGTCGCCAATGATCTGTGGGAAGCGGCACAAAAAATTGTACAGATGACGGGGAAAGCCGCCTAA
- the sucD gene encoding succinate--CoA ligase [ADP-forming] subunit alpha: protein MSILVNKNTRVVVQGITGKEGSFHATQCKAYGTQIVAGVTPGKAGQEVEGIPVFNTVREAVTKTQCDTSLIFVPPPFCADAILEAANAGIRLVICITEGIPVNDMVRVKRALRGRDVRLIGPNCPGVITVDEAKIGIMPGFIHKKGVVGVVSRSGTLTYEAVHQLSTLGLGETTCVGIGGDPVNGTGFVDVLPLFEKDPETQAIVMIGEIGGDAEEKAAEFIKKNVKKPVISFIAGITAPPGRRMGHAGAIISGGKGTASEKMKALEAGGVRVVKNPAEIGQAVKAALGR, encoded by the coding sequence GTGAGCATTCTCGTCAATAAGAACACGCGGGTCGTCGTCCAGGGCATTACGGGGAAGGAAGGGTCCTTCCACGCCACGCAGTGCAAGGCATACGGTACTCAGATAGTCGCGGGCGTCACGCCGGGTAAGGCCGGACAGGAGGTCGAGGGCATTCCGGTCTTCAATACGGTTCGGGAGGCGGTCACGAAGACCCAGTGTGATACCTCCCTGATATTCGTCCCGCCGCCCTTCTGTGCCGACGCCATTCTTGAGGCGGCAAATGCCGGTATCAGGTTGGTGATCTGTATCACCGAAGGAATTCCCGTCAACGATATGGTCCGAGTCAAGCGCGCACTGCGCGGGCGCGATGTCCGACTCATCGGTCCCAACTGTCCTGGAGTGATTACCGTTGACGAAGCCAAGATTGGGATCATGCCGGGATTCATTCACAAGAAAGGGGTCGTAGGCGTCGTCTCTCGCAGCGGCACCCTTACGTATGAGGCAGTGCATCAGCTCTCGACGCTGGGCTTGGGCGAGACAACGTGCGTCGGCATCGGCGGCGATCCGGTCAACGGAACAGGCTTTGTCGATGTTCTCCCGCTGTTTGAAAAAGATCCTGAGACTCAGGCGATTGTGATGATCGGCGAGATCGGCGGCGATGCCGAGGAAAAGGCCGCTGAGTTCATCAAAAAGAACGTCAAAAAACCCGTCATCAGCTTCATCGCGGGTATCACGGCACCGCCGGGGCGTCGAATGGGTCACGCTGGAGCGATTATCTCGGGCGGCAAAGGGACGGCATCGGAAAAAATGAAGGCGCTCGAGGCCGGCGGCGTCCGAGTGGTAAAGAATCCCGCTGAAATTGGTCAGGCCGTCAAGGCTGCGCTAGGTCGTTAG